In Myxococcus stipitatus, the genomic window CTGTCCCTCGCGGCCGAAGCCCAGGTAGAACTCCTGGACGTCCGGGTCCTCGCGCAGCTTCTCGGCGGGGCCGTCCAGCACCACCTTGCCCGTCTCCAGGACGTAGCCGTGGCTGGCGAGCCCCAGCGCCACCTTCGCGTTCTGCTCCACCAGCAGCACCGACACGCCCTCCTCGCTGATGCGTCGAATCAACTCCGACACCTCGCCCACCGCCTTGGGGGACAGCCCCAGGAAGGGCTCGTCCAGCAGCAGCACGCGGGGGCGGCGCATCAGGCCCCGGCAGATGGCGAGCAGTTGCTGCTCTCCGCCGGACAGGTAGCCCGCGGGCTGCGCGCGCCGCTCGCGCAGCAGCGGGAAGCGCGTGAAGGCGGACTCCACCAGCTCCTTGCGCGCCTGGGGGCCCATGCCGAAGCCACCCGCGAGCAGGTTCTCCTCCACGGAGAGCGCGTCGAGGATGCGGCGCCCCTCCAGCACCTGCACCACGCCGGCGCGCACGCGGCTGTCCGCGGCCAGGGGCAGCAGGCTCTGGCCATTCAACTCGACGCGACCCTGGGTGATGGCGCCGTCGTGCAGGTCGAGCAGGCCGCTGATGGCGCGCAGCGCGGTGGACTTGCCCGCGCCGTTGGGTCCCAGCAGCGCCACCACGCCCTGGGAGGGCACCTCCAGGGTGATGCCCCGGAGGGCGCGCACCACCGAGTGGTAGACGACCTGGAGGTTCTGCACGCGCAGGAGTGGAGGACTACTTGCCGACATCGGCGGCTCGGGGCGTGGTGGGGCTCAGGGCCTTGGGCGCGGCGAAGCCGGCGACGACCCTCCACGTGCCCTGGTCGAGCACGGGCTTGAGCACGCGGACGTCGACGGCCGTCTCGTACGGGAAGCGGGAGAGGTTCACCGGCTCCGCCGTCATGCCGCCCGCGGTGGTGTTCAGGGCCTTGAGGGCCTCGAGGAAGCCGGCGCGGGTGGCGTCCTTGGACTCGATGGCGGCCTTGAGGGCCTCGAGCTGCACCCGCCCCTGGACGTACGAGGACAGCGTGTAGAAGTCCTTGGGCGTGTCCGGATGTTTCGCGTGGAGCGCGAGGAAGTCCTTCATGCCCGGCACGTCGTCGCCCCAGTAGGTGAGGCCGGTGACCCAGTAGAAGTTCGTGAAGACGGGAGGCGGGATGACCTTGGGGTCGAAGAAGCGGTCGACCCACGCGGGCGTCTGGCCCACCCAGTTGGGCATGTACTTGAGCTGCGCGGCCGTGCCGAGGATGGGGCCGGAGGCGCTGGGCAGCACCGTGAGCAGCACGTAGTTGGCGCCCGACGCCTTGAGGGCGGTGACGATGGCGGCGAAGTCCTTCTGGCCGGGGGCGACGCTCTGCTGTGAGACGACGGTGACGCCGTGGAACTTCGCGGCCTCGGTCCAGCCCTCCAGGCCGTCCTTCCCGTAGTCGTCCCCCTGCGCGACGATGGCGGCCTTCACCTTGTCCGCGCCGCCCGCGTGCTCGACCGCCCAGTCCAGGGCGCGCATCGCCTCCAGCTTGTACGAGGCGCCGATGGGCGGCGTGTACTGGTGGCGCGCCATCTCCGACGACTGCGACGCGGGGAAGGCCACCATGCCGTCCGCGGTCAGCTTGTCGCGCAGGGGCAGGGTGTTGGGCGTGCCGAAGCTCGTGCCGAGGAACAGCACTTTGTCGTGGATGTCGCTGTACGCCTGCACCGCGTTCTGCGGGTTGTAGGCGT contains:
- a CDS encoding ABC transporter ATP-binding protein, which produces MSASSPPLLRVQNLQVVYHSVVRALRGITLEVPSQGVVALLGPNGAGKSTALRAISGLLDLHDGAITQGRVELNGQSLLPLAADSRVRAGVVQVLEGRRILDALSVEENLLAGGFGMGPQARKELVESAFTRFPLLRERRAQPAGYLSGGEQQLLAICRGLMRRPRVLLLDEPFLGLSPKAVGEVSELIRRISEEGVSVLLVEQNAKVALGLASHGYVLETGKVVLDGPAEKLREDPDVQEFYLGFGREGQRGYHELKRYRRKRRWLS
- a CDS encoding ABC transporter substrate-binding protein — its product is MQRLVVGLLVATLGLVACKKEEASTPKPEGTPAPAKPVSDLKTDKGVDVEKKVVYIGALNDESGPGAAIGKPFAAGKRLLAKQVNAGDSGLLPPGWTIELVERDHAYNPQNAVQAYSDIHDKVLFLGTSFGTPNTLPLRDKLTADGMVAFPASQSSEMARHQYTPPIGASYKLEAMRALDWAVEHAGGADKVKAAIVAQGDDYGKDGLEGWTEAAKFHGVTVVSQQSVAPGQKDFAAIVTALKASGANYVLLTVLPSASGPILGTAAQLKYMPNWVGQTPAWVDRFFDPKVIPPPVFTNFYWVTGLTYWGDDVPGMKDFLALHAKHPDTPKDFYTLSSYVQGRVQLEALKAAIESKDATRAGFLEALKALNTTAGGMTAEPVNLSRFPYETAVDVRVLKPVLDQGTWRVVAGFAAPKALSPTTPRAADVGK